A window from Primulina eburnea isolate SZY01 chromosome 2, ASM2296580v1, whole genome shotgun sequence encodes these proteins:
- the LOC140824634 gene encoding uncharacterized protein has translation MPDAERNFGNIYGAIADDASGEGEDTTAEPSSVVIASLNLYKEALVNNDESKAAEVESFLKSIEDKKIDLERKVLTLSEELSKEKDRIFRISADFDNFRKRTERERLSLVKNAQGELMESLLSVLDNFERAKAQIKVETEEEEKIVNSYQSIYKQFIEIMGSLGVVPVETVGKPFDPMLHEAIMREDSSEYEEDVVIEEYKKGFQLGERLLRPSMVKVSAGPGPAKLETGGPSENEREDKVTDKKGKTEATVAEE, from the exons ATGCCTGATGCTGAGAGAAATTTT GGGAATATATATGGTGCTATTGCCGATGATGCTTCTGGTGAGGGGGAAGATACCACAGCAGAACCTAGTTCTGTTGTTATAGCTTCGTTAAATTTGTATAAAGAGGCTTTAGTAAATAATGATGAATCAAAAGCAGCCGAGGTAGAATCTTTCCTTAAATCTATTGAAGACAAGAAAATTGATCTTGAGAGAAAAGTCCTAACTTTGTCTGAGGAATTATCAAAGGAGAAGGATCGAATCTTTAGAATAAGTGCGGATTTTGATAATTTCCGTAAGAGAACAGAGAGAGAACGGCTTTCATTGGTGAAAAATGCGCAAGGAGAACTAATGGAAAGTTTATTGTCTGTTTTGGATAATTTTGAGAGAGCGAAAGCCCAGATCAAGGTTGAGACTGAAGAGGAGGAGAAGATAGTTAACAGTTACCAGAGCATATATAAGCAGTTTATTGAGATTATGGGATCCCTTGGTGTTGTCCCTGTGGAGACTGTGGGGAAACCATTTGATCCCATG CTGCATGAAGCCATAATGCGTGAGGATTCCTCGGAATATGAAGAGGATGTTGTCATTGAAGAATACAAGAAGGGGTTCCAACTTGGTGAGAGACTCCTACGACCATCAATGGTGAAGGTGTCAGCTGGTCCTGGTCCTGCAAAACTGGAAACCGGGGGGCCTTCAGAAAACGAAAGGGAAGACAAAGTAACTGATAAAAAGGGTAAAACTGAAGCCACGGTTGCTGAGGAATAG